Genomic window (Helianthus annuus cultivar XRQ/B chromosome 3, HanXRQr2.0-SUNRISE, whole genome shotgun sequence):
gtttttgtaaaatcttgtagtaacttaccatgttatttagtaggtttagttacccttaaaaacatggttatttgtttgtaaatcactttactacaagatttagtcatttacaacttgtaaaatgatttttctaataatgcttctcttgtatttttcttgtttcataggtgttcatacacttgtttttctactaaaaatagtgtaggtttgaGTAAAAACCAAGATCTTTTAAAAATCACATTCTAAACTTGATTCTTTTGGGAAAACCACTCATGAATGTTAGATTCACAAGATTACTAGCTTGTTTGTTTAATATTTTTCCAAgaaatcactcattcatcaagttcatgtcttaACAAGAGGATGATCATCTTATGTTAGCACATAATCAACCCctatcttgctagatcatgtgttttatcacaatctagcaagcttcatgtaATGATTAACATCAATATTTCTAGTAACCAACAAACAAACATTACTTCcactaaacaacatcatttcatcaaaatatcatcatgtgtaagctttatgttcatgattcTTGTTTATGTCTTTTAGTGTTCTAGAGTTAATCATCATGTTATACCATTTAACCAACTAAAATGGAGTTAAACAAGAGTGCTTAAGATGCTTACTACTAGcttgaagctagggaagaacaagctTGGAAataaggtggataaaagcaaatgaaggaggtccttcaagttccgtgaGCACCGAGCTTCGTTGGTGACCTTCTTACACCTTGTAATCAACTTGAAATGATTGAACAACACTTGAatatggtggtggtgtgtggaTGGTTCTCGGCCGAGGGGTAGGGAGGAAAGAAGAGAAGAAGTGAAGGTGTGGTGTGTGTTGTTGAATGAGGGATTAGAACCATTAGGTTTGTTTTATAACCATCTTACCTCCATATCTCTTGGATATTATGTCCTCCAAAGTACAAGACACAATCCATTAAACAACTCAACAAAATCTTGTAATCAGGCATGTGGGGGAGTCAATTACTAGCATATGGGGGGGGGTCTAAATGTAAATATTAACCATATAGTTAGATGATAGTTCAATTCCAAACATATAGTTAGTTATGATAGTTACAATTTATTTTAGTGGGTGTtaaggtgttcggggatcatgactagccaaggaataatcacacaatgcttctaataatattttgatgttccgggtaatgtccggttgttcggttaaataccggctcgttaaagtgctaaattgcaccgtttagtgtcctttaagtATTATTTTGTGACCCTATCGATTCCCGACCCTTAGTGAAGTATTCTGGATGATGAATCAtaatttctgcataatattttAGTGTCATaatgctgattatagctgaatttaataaaattttgcacttaaagtgcgtttcgggtgctttttagtgcgtattttagctttcgGAAGGTCTATATGTAAActcttgtatgtactcttgggttttaatgtattcttgtcgttggacctacatCTAGGCTCCCATTCTATTGTCTAgctgctttctgcagaattgttgacacaatgtgtcttaccggtgagtttactagtatttctgacgcaacgctgttcattaatgcataaagtaattcttgtagtattaaacgtgcatgaattcacaagtATGTCATGTAATcaaacaatgttgacatttaagcacataattgcagtcattaaataataattaaagtgtacgaaaattaccggtttggtgccagttgtcacattctcaccccgttaaaagaatttcgtcccgaaattcaggctgaactaactctcacaggagtcttcttgaacaggtgaggatacttttctttgaactggtcttcacgttcccacgtgtactcgggtccgtgcttagagttccaacgtactttgacggtcttgttgactttccagtctgtaacctcaacgggttgttctctaaatcggagggtgtcatcaatatgcacttcatccgcagggatgatcacgttttcatgtgttggactcttcttgaggttggatacatggaacgtatcatgtactccattaagttcctccggtaattccaATTTGTATGCCACTGTACCAATTCTTtctaagatcttgaatggtccgatgtatcgtggattcagctttccacgtttTCCAAATcttactacacccttccaaggtgagactttaacaacactttatctcctacctcgaattctaatggtttccgtcttcgatcagcgtagctcttttgtcgatctcgagccgccttaatgcgctctcggatctgcataatcttttcggttgtctcttgtactaATTCAGGACCAACCATTCTTTTGTCtacagcgtctgcccaacataaaggcgatcggcacttgcggccatacagagcttcgaacggtgcggctttgatgcttgtatgataacttttattgtaggaaaactcaactaacggtagatgagtatcccagctgccgcatAGGTCCATAACACAAGCGCggagcatatcttctaatgtttgtatAGTTCGTTCGCCCTGGCCGtccgtttgtggatggaatgccgtgcttagatctagttgagatccaaaggcttcctgaaaggattgccagatccttgagacaaagcgtccatctctgtctgaaatgattgagataggcactccatgacgtgccaaaatttcttttaagtatatctcagcaagctttccagtgctgtctttttctcggatcggtaggaagtgcgcagactttgttaatcgatcaactatcacccatatcatatcgtgccctctaggggtcTTGGGTAATTTTgtgatgaagtccatcgagatttgttcccacttccacatgggtatctctggttgttgtagtaggccagacggtttctgatattcggccttaaccttagcacaggttaagcactttccaacgtaaacaacaacatcgcttttgagtctcggccaccaatagtattccttcaagtcttgatacatcttgtccgatcctggatggatcgagtatctcgatttttgcgcttcatcaaggatgacttctcgaatgccgccatagagcggaacccaaatacgcttcttaaagtataaggctccctcttcatttggcaccatatatttcaacataccccgtaggtattcagctttacggttttccatcttaagggcttcttgttggaCGTCACGAATAcgtgcagtgaggttcgttcgaatagtcatttccaatgctcgaacccttagggtcttaaccctttcttttcgacttaatgcgtccgctacaacgtttgcctttccaggatggtacttaatctcacagtcgtaatcatttagcagctcgacccatcgccgctggcgcatgttcaattccttctgatcaagtatgtgttgcaggctcttgtgatccgtgaagattgtgCATCGtgtaccatatagataatgtcgccagatcttcaaggcgaataccaccacACCGAGttccaggtcgtgagtggtatagtttctttcatgaaccttcaattgtcttgaagcataagcgatgactttctggcgttgcatgagcacgcaacccaaaccttgtcgtgaagcgtcgcagtataccacgaagtcttcagtgcctccgggtaatgatagtattggtgcatcgcatagcttgtttttaAGTAGTtgaaaggcttcttcctgcttgtcacccagtcgtacttcttgtctttctgtgtaagggtagctagcggttgagctatctttgagaaattctcaatatgtgacaacccgcacaattacaggtactgtacaaattaattaaccctaattatgtgcttaatgattgtgcttgattacatctgacactttaaactgcttactgattcatgttacatacatacatgtgcatcctttacatacggtcactccatttattgcatacagactcttagtgacaaatctgatgcacaaagcacagttagcacagtgagcggataactcagacacatgctgacaatgccagcacatagacagacactatttttaggccagtatgggtcAGAGATAAagcactacaccagtatggagtgtagggaagtgaggaccataagactgtgtcactaggtgatagtttgagtgccggaaggtgcctaaaactcatttttaatacagaattccgcattttcagtaacaattcagcttttaacacactcgtattacacagagaattgactaaatggtcctgaacacTTTCCTAAGTTCCAGGAAtgatttcgttacaaaaagatgcataaaagacactatacggtacaCTCTAACACTTTAACCGAACGATACTTAACCGAAAAACCGGACATTACCTGGGGCACCAAattattgtcaatgacattgttttactATTTTTGGCTAGTCATGGTACCCGTTTGCCATAACACCCATTAAAAAGCTTTTCACTACACATACAAGTCCATACTTACAATTTAACTACTTAGTTACCATTTAGTCACAATTTTTAcatcaagaccccccccccccccaatcgaATTTTCTGTCCTAGGTGGACCCACCACATCTCCATTTTATACTTGTTAATTGGTTGATTAAAATAATAAGATTGTTTACTTGTGGGACTTGCTAAGATGTGTAAGTAATCTTATGGGAATTTGGTTCTTGGATTACAATCATTTCACCTAAGATCACACCCTATCCTCACCTttctctctctcattttcggcTCACCAAAACCGAACCTAACCCCTCTTCACCTCCTACTTGTTTATTGGTTGATTATTATATTAGACATGAGGCTTAACAAACTAAACAAAATATACATGATGGCCTATAAGAGGTAGGATGCATAGATATCCTATCATTACTTCAAAAACCACACTCCAACCTCACTCCCTTCCCCCTATTTCGGCTCCTCATAACCGAACCCACCTCCATCACTTGCAcactctcatcttcttcactacaAGTCCCCTTTCCAAGCTTGGAGATCATTCATAGAAGTTGCAAGTTGAAGGGCTCTCAAGAAAGCTTTGTTCTAATCGTATCATCTTCATTTCTTCATCATCCTTGCACTAagatttctaccctagccttgtgctagtagtaagtcccttcacaccaTTGTTCATCTTGTTCTTTGTTATGATATATAGTAGGATGATAATATTCAAGTAACACAAGAAATAGAACACTAAAAAGATGAACATGAAACTCTACATAAAAACCCTACATAAAAAgtttgtatgaagttgaaatctggttggtttagggttggttaaagcatgactGAGGTTTGAACATTAAATCATCGATAAACCGTGGTTAGGACCTTtgttgatgcgtttttagtagCTTTTACGTCGTAAACAGCAAGTTGATttgtatttccagccaacttcaacaggctgtaactggaccgttttaaattgaaaaactgattttctgaagcctaaaatatgcattttggaataaccaaacaaatggcactggaatcgtaatttttctaggtcgtttactatttttaaaagactgtttttggacagcagctctagctgcatttttactgcagaaaaagtgtgtcgTATTTaaagtcataacttgaaacctgagtagaatcgACTCATGGAATTATTACAGTAGTTGGTCACCGTTGTCAAGATGATCCTCCAACtgaaatttcgtcaatcggacttacggttaatttttagtgagttattccgtaaactgcaatcagaaagtaacaaatctgattgcattCAGGTAAAttaatttctataaaatattggtaacgaactggactcTGGTATTTTTACACAATGAAATTTGGATCGTGTGAGTCATTCTgcaaaaatttgggaatttttggaaaaggttagctattttataaaaatcctcgaaaacagtccagttttgagtaatgaagctgaaataaagtaagtaaggctttgtatgtctatatgtcggtttgattattgaaaatgaactacgggatatacgtaaaagaaaatgatatgctaattaagcatggacacctctatttacaaaggagactatgacgaaatttttgaaaatccgaacacttagtaaaatattcgagaaacatagatacgaaatagttgtctaactatttttctaagaacgatagttaagtcaaaataataattattattttaacaaaataataccaaagtaacgcaactcaaaacactaaactctaagccaaggcacggcccgttcgtctaatagacattagtacgttgtaggttgtcgtgtagcggacagagTTGAGATTCGAGCCAAGACGCACTACattgagttcatgacccccttttcttttactgttttccattTTATACTTCGGGtgtggaatacatgtttacaatttatttcagacattttatacatggtattgttagcttaaggagggttcttattacgcgatcaagtgagtggtgggcatgacacttaaggccattaatcctcattgtaggaccacgggacatgagtgatagatctatttgggtgtagcgagcccacacccatgaggccgggggcccatagtggtgactatgtcttcataccggagacaaatttgctaggtttgagtcttcctgcatcattcacatatactattggttttgcaacccaatggtgatcaatttttccttattgctacataccagggactattttacttacagacatactaaacggtttatacacacagacttacacatgaactcgctcaactttttgttgactttttaaactacatgtatttcagggaattaatttggatctggcaagtgttgcATGTTAGACAAGCTGCGTacttaataaggatgtcatccagaGTTGTAGGGTTTGGGAAGTGCAACTCCTACGAACTCGTTTTAAACAAGTAATGTTTTGTAATGCAttttgtggttgatgttttaagacaatatgttatgcatttttccaaactattttaatggataaacatcatatatttttatcatatagcattgttgtgattgttgctatggtattaagaagtcacaccaataaacccacgcttccgcaaaagccagggtgtgacagcttggtatcagagcctcgatcatggcgaactaggattcattctcgagtctagactatgatcactagggctctcacgaaaatgttttcaaacatttttttacatttacatacactaaaagtccagatccagggcacaaacatttttacaaacaaaagggcacaaatacacttttcaaaatttttatatcagtcttagagactgagggaggtttcagtcttagagactgaggggttcaatcttagagattggggaagtttagccttagaggctggggaaagtttgagtcttagagactgggaaaggtttggtcttagagaccagggatgtagtctgagagactaggaagttCGGTCTTAGAGATTGGgagggatagtctgggaagactaggatgcatACATGATTTCATCGTTATTTGTTTACATGCTTACCTGATttgtgtgcatatgttgtggttgtgttacagacaccatggcatcATCTGGTAGTGGAGTATCCAACGCGAGCGACCCGATGGCCTGTACCTCTGATGACGAGATGGCCACCGACTCGGGAGTTTACACCTCAGACACCACGAGCACCGATGAAGACGATTTCCAGCCGTTTGCCCTACCGATCTTCGGAGATGGCGTACCCCTAGCTGATGGCCCACCAGGAGAGGACCTACCCCTTGTTCCAATCCATGCCCATCTCCCCTTCGCTGCAGTTCCCTTTGAGGAACAACCTCTCGACGCGTTACCCGATGGTGACATCGACCTACTCAtcgagggtcccccggagggagACCAGGATGGTGGGGCCTCGATGGAGGACGGTGTTCCGCTTGTTGATATCCCAGTTGTTGATCCCATTGTTCCCATGGTTGAGCTTCCTGATATGGAGGTTCATTCTGATTCGGCCGCCTCAGGTTCTTTTGAGTCGATAGCTTCCTTTATCCCACCGTTGGGATTCGGTTACATTCCTCGTATTGACGATGATGAGGAGATAGAGATAGGGGACGAGCAGTGGTAGAACCAGGAGTTGTAGACTGGGGGGTCGTAACATAAACGTTTTACGATTAGTGATGTACATTAATAAATGACTTAGGCAAGACTATATCGCTAAGACCTTTCGTAGTGGAAGGTTATATGACGCCTAACCCCTCCATAGTGCCCTATGGCGCCTCCCCACATCGCCCCGAGGGGCGTTATACCACTTGAACCAGGTTGTCTCACGAAAATTATAACGGGGTGAGTACATTTGCctctctcacacacatatatatacatatataactcCATATCTTAATAAATCTCCCACTGCATACACATGTTATATAACCCTCCTATAACCCCCAACATTTCACTTTTTTTCCATTTATCATATAACCATCCATAAAAGGGGTTATGTGGTATTACTACTACACATGACATAACAATGCATCTTCCAATAATATATATGTCGGCattataaatatttaattaactattaatgctttgatttttgtatataataataataataataataataataataataataatatgtacAATAATCAAgatcaaatttacttatgatttTCAGACAAAGTATTACTtgaattaaaataatatatttaatagaTTAGGTAATTGTAATTTCCACATTTTAAAACATGAGGCAGGTGGTGAAAAGACACACCATTGTACTAATGCGTTTTGAACTTGTGTGGTAAAaaggaaaacaataaaacaaataaaaaggaTTTGATTGGCTATAGGACCAATATTGACTAGCAATTAATTATTTACAACCACTTTTATCATCTTCCTTTCTTTCTTGTCTGTGTATTATCCCCACCGCCAATTGCTTCCTGTCTGCCGTGCCGTAGTCGGAAAAACTCAAAAACAACCCCACTCTTCGATTTTTAACTTTAAAGACTATAGGGAGATAATCTAGAGGGGTCAAAACACACAAAAGCTTCTCCCGTCATTGCCGTCAAATTCTCTGGTAAACACAAAGTTTGGCCGACCGGAGGGTCAACTGACCCTCCTGACCCTCCTGTAGTTCCGCCTCTGGGGATGAGTTGATCCACGAGGAGCAGCCTGCTGAGGCTCCTGTTCTCccagatgatcagattcctgttATGCCTGCTGATCATCAGCCCGCTCCAGTCGTTCCAGAGCCCATTCTTGCCCTTGACCCTGTTCCTATCATTGATGCACCCGCTGTTGCACCACCAGCCATTGAGACCCCAGAGGTAGCACCCATACCCGATCCCATGGCGATTTTTGATGACCTTGCACCGTTTGCTACCCACATTGACCCGAGATACGCTAACACCAGCAATGGGTGGACTGAGGAGGATGACTACCCTCCGTACGTGGTCCCAGTCACTCCCACTACCGTACCTGTTACTGCACCACTCGATATTCCGGTGTTTCCTCCACCCACTTCTGATGCCCCTCGTACCGATCTCCCGATTACTTTTCTCCAGGACATTCCTCCGCCACCACCTGGGGAGGGATCGTCGAGTCAGCCTTTCGGCCACACACTATTTATGGCAGGAGATAGCCAGTTCTTACCACAGATCCCTTATCCTGGTTTTGTTCCACCTGTGTCATCTACTGCACCCTTCATTTCTCAGTTTCCCCATACCACTTCACAGGTTGCATTTACCCCACACACTACACACCCAGCTTCAGCCCCGATGAGTGAGCCATTTCTATGGTCATCACCCCACGTTATGCCAGTATCCGACCCTTATCATCCATTCCATGTCGGATACTCTGTAGAGGACACGCTCACGTCACTGTAGTTACAGCAGGACGCCTTGAGACGATATGTCCAGGAGTTGGGGAGAGCTCCACATCCTCCATGCCCCTGCCAGACTCTGTATACAGCACCTCACACTCCTTTTGCATCACCCCATGATTCAGATGTTCGTTTCCTTCCTCTTGACCAACAGGTTGCTTTCGTATTGCGTTTCGCTTATGCTCTTGAGGAGGACTTGGTGAAGTTGCGCCGATTGATTTTCTCTCGTTTTCCGCCTCCTCCGCCGCCATCGGCATAGCCACTTTTGATTTATTGCAGGTGTTGACTATTTTGACGAGAAGACAGCGACCGAGCCAGACTTACAGCATTTTTGAAGACCACTTTTTGACATCATGGCTATGAATATTTGATTTTGTCAGTTGTAATTGGTTAGACATTTCAGACAAGGGCATTATGACCCTTAGTCTCTTGGGTTGTACGATACTTTCTTTTTGGGAACAAACATTGTGTTGTGGTTTTAATTATATGAAAGCTCagtcgcagtattctcattacatGTTTTGTTAAAGTTATTTGTGTTATggttatgacatgagatgttatgtggatgATAAATGCTACTATATATAAGTATAATTATTATACTTgctatgacctgaccaatatgaaACATCCTCTAgaaaatgcctccacgacgcgaagCACGCATGCCGACTACCCAGGCAGAACTGCAAGAAATCATCACTGCCGCTATTGCGCAATATATTGCTCCTCAAGGAGAAACAAGCGGAAACATctcgaacaacaataacaacaaccctCCACTCCGAATGGTAATGATCAGTCATAAGAGACACATTACACTATATTTGGATGATTCTTGTGCAACTGCTAATAATTCCTATAAATAACATTGCTTGTACAGGGTGTACTTTCAAGCAATTCTTAGATTGCAAGCCgcaaaactttgatggcactggaggtgccgtgGCTTTTACCGGTTGAACTGAAAAGACGGAGACGACaataagaatgagcaaatgtgcaccgGGACAACAAGTTACATACATCACTGGGCTCTTTACTGAtggtgccctatcatggtggaatctccaagttcaaACCTTAGGAGAGGCTACAGCGTACGCCATGACTTGGGCTGAATTGAAAGAGCtgatgcgcaagaagtattgCTCCAGGGCTGAGATCCAGAGATTGGAAACCGAGTTTTGGAACTTAAGGATGGAAGGCCCAAAAATCcctgagtatgttcaaaggtttcatgatcTGTCCCATGTAGTGTCGTACATGGTCACGCCTGAATTCAAGCGTGTGGAACGTTTCATCTGGGGGTTAGCACCTCAGATTATGAGCATGGTCACAACATCAAAACCGCCAACCattactgaagccattgatttaaGCATCTCACTGACTGAAGAAGCCATCAggctaaacaagttttcaaaggatgatcagaaaaagaaggagactcatgtggagttgTCGGGAGAAAACAAACGCAAgttttccaacttcaagcaaggaaCCAGCAGCGGTAGCAAGAGAAGTGAATCAAACACACCGACCAGGGCCAAGACTAGTGATGAAAACAGAGGAAAAggttacatgggcactctgcccaagtgtggtaCATGTCAGTTCCATCATCCCGGCCCGTGCCGACTCAGAAAATGCGAATCTTGCGGGAAGACGGGCCATTCAAAGGAGACGTGCTGGGTTGGATCAGGCCAAGGTGGCCAAAGGggttacaataacaacaaccgtGGTAATGGAAACAGGCCGCAAGGGAATAATGGGAGAAACGGAAATCATGGGAATCCcccgaatcaagctggtaaccggGGAACAAACGGAAATCGAGGCGGAAATGGTAATGGGAATGGCCGAGGGccaggatgcttcaactgtggggaCGTTAGGCACTTCAaaagggaatgcccaaagctAAATCAAGCGCAAGGCCGAGTTTTTAACATTggtgcgagggaagcgcgccaagatccgaatgttgtcactggtacgttccctataaatgaACGCTAtacgtctgttctttttgatactggtgccgattatagtttcgtatcgttagaatttaagaacatactTGGGTTGGCCActagtaagttagacgttccgtactctattgaattagcgaatgggaaacTAGTTGAAACGGGTGAAGTTATCAGGGGATGCACGATAGAACTGGGAGGACACGAATTTACACTAGACCTACTGCCAGTCGAGttaggaagcttcgacgtggtaatagggatggattggctgtctagcaACAAAGCTGAAgtggtttgtcacgaaaagaccatccgcatcccaatggccgatggagagacgattgtagttcatggagaaaagtgcgatacgccattgaggatcattagctgcttgaaagctaggaagtgtttgaagaaaggatgtgttgccttctttgCACATATCGTTGATAAGGAAGCCGCCGAGCCAAAaatcgaagacattcctgtcgtgaaggaatatcctgaagtctttccagaagacttaccAGGGTTGCCACCTCCAAGACAAGTCGaatttcacattgacttagttccaggcgccgcgcctgtggctaaggcaccttatcgacttgcaccttcagagatgcaagagctgtcaacacaactccaagagttgttagacaagggattcatcagaccaagcttctcaccttggggagctccagttttgttcgttaagaagaaggatggtagttttcgcatgtgtatagactaccgcgagcttaacaagttgactgtcaagaacatatatcctttgccaaggatcgatgacctgttcgatcaactacaaggttcgagttttttactcaaagatcgatctaagatcggcttatcaccagttgagaatacaagaggaaagtattcccaaaactgcttttagaactcgatatggacattacgagtttctggtgatgccgtttgggttgacaaacgctccagcagttttcatggacttgatgaacagagtctgcaagccgtacctcgacaagttcgtaatcgtattcattgatgatatcctgatctactcgaagacgaagaaagaacacgagcaacacttaagagctatcctagagctacttaaaaaggaaaaGTTATACGCTAAGTTCttgaaatgtgagttttggttacgcgaagtccagtttcttggacatgtggttaatggaaatggaatccatgtggatcccacaaagatcgaggcgatcaagaattgggagtctccgaaaacgccaaccgagattcggcaattcttagggttggctgggtattatcgaaggttcattgaggatttttctaaaatcgctcaacctctgaCCGCACTCACAcaaaaagacaagaagtttgattagagcgacaagcaagaagaagcgtttcagttgttgaagaacaaactttgtgacgcaccgattttagctctacccgaaggcacggacgacttcgtggtgtattgtgacgcctcgcgtcagggtttaggctgcgtgttgatgcagcggcagaaagtcatagcctatgcctcacgccagctgaaagtacatgagaagaactacaccacgcatgacttggagttaggcgccgtagtgttcgcattgaagatctggcgacactgcttgtatggaacaagatgtacaatcttcactgatcacaagagtttaCAGCACATTTTTTATCAAAAGGAActtaacatgagacagagacgatgggttgagctgttgaacgactacgactgtgaaatcaagtatcacccagggaaggcgaatgtagtcgctgatgccctaagtcggaaggaaaggattaagcccataagggttagggcctTAGAAATGATTGTCAAGACagacctctcgttgcgcattcgtgccgcgcagagagaggccttgaaagaaaggaatattgaggatgagtatctccgtggaat
Coding sequences:
- the LOC110931816 gene encoding SH3 domain-containing protein C23A1.17-like — encoded protein: MASSGSGVSNASDPMACTSDDEMATDSGVYTSDTTSTDEDDFQPFALPIFGDGVPLADGPPGEDLPLVPIHAHLPFAAVPFEEQPLDALPDGDIDLLIEGPPEGDQDGGASMEDGVPLVDIPVVDPIVPMVELPDMEVHSDSAASGSFESIASFIPPLGFGYIPRIDDDEEIEIGDEQCSASGDELIHEEQPAEAPVLPDDQIPVMPADHQPAPVVPEPILALDPVPIIDAPAVAPPAIETPEVAPIPDPMAIFDDLAPFATHIDPRYANTSNGWTEEDDYPPYVVPVTPTTVPVTAPLDIPVFPPPTSDAPRTDLPITFLQDIPPPPPGEGSSSQPFGHTLFMAGDSQFLPQIPYPGFVPPVSSTAPFISQFPHTTSQYPTLIIHSMSDTL